In Candidatus Binatota bacterium, a genomic segment contains:
- the prfB gene encoding peptide chain release factor 2 (programmed frameshift) produces MSLDAEILQRVNSLRERSSALGGTFDLPALKARFAELDEQSQDSSLWDDRERAGTILRERSGVESKIKSFEDLEAQVTDLDVYVEMAGEGDDDALSELLGQLEPLEVQIDEMEMRRMLSGEYDINNAIISIHPGAGGTESQDWGDMLLRMYLRWAERRGFTATIMEYTPGEGAGLKTATISIEGEYAYGYMSAEGGVHRLVRISPFDNNARRHTSFASIHVFPELDDDIEIDIRDEDLRVDTYRASGAGGQHINKTDSAVRLTHLPTNIVVQCQNERSQHKNRATAMKILRARLYEHEKALQAERLSDVGTVKKDVAFGNQIRSYVLAPYQMVKDTRTGVEVGNTAAVLDGDIDGFIHAFLMEQSSP; encoded by the exons ATGAGCCTGGACGCCGAAATACTCCAGAGGGTTAACTCCTTACGCGAGCGAAGCTCGGCCCTC GGAGGTACCTTTGACCTCCCCGCGCTGAAAGCCAGGTTCGCCGAACTCGACGAGCAGAGCCAGGACTCCTCGCTGTGGGACGATCGAGAGCGCGCCGGCACGATCCTCCGCGAACGTTCTGGGGTGGAGTCGAAAATCAAATCCTTCGAAGATCTCGAAGCCCAGGTAACCGATCTCGACGTATACGTAGAGATGGCCGGCGAAGGTGACGACGATGCGCTGTCGGAGCTGCTCGGCCAACTCGAGCCGCTCGAAGTGCAGATCGACGAGATGGAAATGCGGCGCATGTTGTCGGGCGAGTACGACATCAACAACGCCATAATCTCCATTCACCCCGGCGCCGGCGGAACTGAGTCCCAGGACTGGGGCGATATGCTGTTGCGCATGTATCTCAGGTGGGCCGAGCGTCGTGGTTTCACGGCCACCATCATGGAGTACACGCCGGGGGAGGGAGCCGGACTGAAGACCGCCACCATTTCCATCGAGGGCGAATACGCTTACGGCTACATGAGCGCGGAGGGAGGCGTGCACCGCCTGGTGCGCATATCACCCTTCGACAACAACGCCCGTCGCCACACCTCGTTTGCCTCTATCCACGTCTTCCCGGAACTCGACGACGACATAGAGATCGACATCCGCGACGAAGACCTGAGGGTGGACACCTACCGCGCCAGCGGCGCTGGTGGACAGCACATCAACAAGACCGACTCGGCCGTAAGGCTCACCCACCTTCCGACCAACATCGTGGTGCAGTGCCAGAACGAACGCTCGCAACACAAGAACCGCGCCACGGCCATGAAGATACTGCGCGCGCGTCTGTACGAGCACGAGAAGGCGCTGCAGGCCGAGCGCCTGAGCGACGTGGGCACCGTCAAGAAGGACGTGGCTTTCGGCAACCAGATTCGCTCATACGTGCTGGCGCCTTACCAGATGGTGAAAGACACGCGCACCGGGGTCGAGGTCGGCAACACGGCCGCCGTGCTCGACGGCGACATCGACGGGTTCATCCACGCCTTCCTCATGGAGCAGTCGAGCCCCTAG